In Flammeovirgaceae bacterium 311, one DNA window encodes the following:
- a CDS encoding vitamin k epoxide reductase codes for MSLTFSNLFFVKKGMFPEEKQHTHEEHHQKVSWVYYTTMVLGFWLIAGPPTFGYTVPAMVWNDIASGLLLIILSYLALNPYRLWAQWCVIFLGVWLFIAPMIFWAEEGAGFLNDYIIGTLVVAFGIIIPRQPGIKLFAQPGPNVPPGWSYNPSSWNQRVPVIFFAWVGFFVARYMGAFQLGYIDTVWDPFFGDGTRNVLTSDVSHSFPVSDATLGAFSYILDVLFGYAGGTHRWRTMPWVVIVFGIMIIPLGVVSITLVILQPVSVGYWCTLCLTSATISLMMIPFTIDEVLATAQLMRHEKKVRKTSYWKSLWFGGTMEGGEIEEKKNPETLIGHTLRESSRDLVLRPWNLFIIMAVGFWVAAAPGILGYSGGIANSNHVAGALIVTFAVIAMSEVARSLRFIHILFGLWLIAAPWIMGSDNNVAMWNGVVAGIVLIALSFPKGKIEDRRGGFDKYIK; via the coding sequence ATGAGCCTTACTTTTAGTAATCTCTTTTTTGTAAAAAAAGGGATGTTCCCTGAAGAGAAGCAGCACACACATGAAGAGCATCATCAAAAAGTAAGCTGGGTTTATTACACCACGATGGTTTTGGGGTTTTGGCTGATAGCAGGTCCTCCCACTTTTGGCTATACAGTACCGGCAATGGTCTGGAACGATATTGCGTCTGGCCTGTTGCTCATCATATTAAGTTATTTAGCCTTGAACCCATACAGGCTGTGGGCTCAGTGGTGTGTTATTTTTTTAGGCGTCTGGCTCTTTATTGCACCCATGATCTTTTGGGCCGAGGAAGGTGCAGGTTTTCTGAATGATTATATAATCGGAACCCTGGTGGTAGCCTTTGGTATTATTATTCCCCGACAACCAGGAATAAAATTGTTTGCACAGCCAGGACCAAATGTTCCACCTGGCTGGAGCTACAATCCCTCCTCATGGAACCAGCGCGTACCTGTTATCTTTTTTGCCTGGGTTGGTTTTTTTGTTGCTCGTTACATGGGAGCCTTTCAGCTTGGGTACATCGACACCGTATGGGATCCTTTTTTTGGTGATGGTACCCGTAATGTGTTAACATCTGATGTTTCTCACTCCTTTCCGGTGTCTGATGCTACCCTGGGAGCATTCTCCTATATTCTTGATGTATTATTTGGCTATGCCGGAGGTACGCATCGCTGGCGTACAATGCCCTGGGTGGTGATTGTTTTCGGTATTATGATTATTCCCCTGGGTGTGGTGAGTATAACACTGGTGATTCTTCAGCCGGTGTCGGTAGGTTACTGGTGTACACTGTGCCTTACCAGTGCCACCATTTCACTCATGATGATTCCTTTTACCATTGATGAAGTACTGGCTACAGCACAGCTGATGCGCCATGAAAAAAAAGTAAGAAAAACCTCCTACTGGAAAAGCCTGTGGTTTGGTGGCACCATGGAAGGTGGAGAAATAGAAGAAAAGAAAAATCCGGAAACTTTAATCGGACATACTTTAAGAGAGTCTTCGAGGGACTTAGTTCTCAGACCATGGAATTTATTCATTATCATGGCAGTGGGTTTCTGGGTGGCTGCAGCGCCCGGCATATTAGGCTATAGTGGTGGAATTGCTAACAGCAATCATGTAGCCGGTGCGCTGATTGTTACATTCGCTGTTATTGCCATGTCTGAGGTGGCACGCAGCTTGAGGTTCATCCACATACTCTTTGGCCTGTGGCTGATTGCTGCTCCCTGGATCATGGGATCAGACAATAATGTGGCTATGTGGAATGGGGTGGTAGCAGGAATTGTATTAATTGCCCTGAGTTTTCCCAAAGGAAAGATTGAGGACAGGAGAGGTGGTTTTGATAAGTACATTAAATAA
- a CDS encoding sodium/calcium exchanger membrane protein (COG0530 Ca2+/Na+ antiporter): MSSFIKDLPLLWNIVIFILSGALVWGAGVRLSKYADRIIDKTGVSEVFIGTLGLAVITSLPEVATTLSATLANNVSMAINNLFGSIALQITVLAVGDYIIKHTSLSGSLENPVSRLQAICLSFLLALAAVAILYEDVAFFHIGIWSVVLFAFYVILFYIINYFKKMKWWLTEPEERESIGKVKAIVSERIAEQEESEDDEQGDSGKDEKVELSSILTSRLGLYTLLAALGILAGGYFVANSADVIAQETGIGSSFMGYFFVGLTTSLPELSTTISAAKLKRYRMAFSNIFGTNLLNVGLVLLADLLHTEGPALNEVGNFAAAGAVFGILLTSIYQIGLTIKFKKTVFRLGIDSIFVVLFYIIGTIILFNMRNL, encoded by the coding sequence GTGAGTAGTTTTATCAAGGACCTTCCATTATTATGGAACATCGTTATCTTTATTCTATCAGGTGCACTGGTTTGGGGAGCCGGCGTAAGACTTTCTAAGTATGCCGACAGGATCATAGATAAAACCGGGGTTTCAGAAGTATTTATTGGCACTCTTGGACTTGCAGTCATCACCTCGCTGCCCGAAGTAGCTACTACCCTCTCGGCTACTCTGGCCAACAATGTAAGCATGGCTATCAACAACCTGTTTGGAAGTATAGCCTTACAAATAACTGTATTAGCTGTTGGTGATTACATCATTAAGCATACATCCCTGAGCGGTTCACTAGAAAATCCCGTGTCCCGGCTTCAGGCAATCTGTCTTTCCTTTTTACTGGCCCTGGCTGCAGTCGCTATCCTTTATGAGGATGTTGCATTTTTCCATATAGGTATCTGGTCTGTAGTGCTCTTTGCATTCTATGTTATTCTCTTCTACATCATCAACTACTTCAAAAAAATGAAATGGTGGCTCACTGAGCCTGAAGAGCGGGAAAGCATAGGCAAAGTGAAAGCTATTGTATCAGAAAGAATAGCCGAACAGGAGGAAAGTGAGGATGATGAACAAGGAGATTCGGGTAAAGATGAAAAGGTGGAATTATCCAGTATTTTAACCTCCAGGCTAGGATTATATACCCTACTGGCTGCCCTGGGTATTTTGGCAGGCGGTTACTTTGTAGCAAACAGTGCAGATGTAATTGCCCAGGAAACCGGAATAGGGTCCAGCTTTATGGGATATTTTTTTGTGGGTCTTACCACTTCACTTCCGGAGCTAAGCACTACGATAAGTGCAGCAAAGCTTAAGAGGTACCGGATGGCTTTTAGCAATATCTTCGGTACTAATCTTTTAAATGTTGGCCTTGTGTTGTTGGCAGACCTGCTGCATACCGAAGGCCCGGCCCTGAATGAGGTAGGAAATTTTGCTGCTGCCGGAGCTGTTTTCGGCATACTGCTGACAAGCATTTACCAGATAGGCCTTACCATTAAATTCAAGAAAACAGTCTTCAGACTGGGCATCGATTCAATATTCGTAGTGTTGTTTTATATCATTGGCACCATTATTCTCTTCAATATGAGAAACTTATAA
- a CDS encoding nitric-oxide reductase subunit B (COG3256 Nitric oxide reductase large subunit) — protein sequence MIFSFAVLGYYGWEIYREAPPIPKQVVTTSGQVIFTEAEILDGQSVWQSIGGQEVGTVWGHGSYIAPDWSADWLHREAVYMLDAWAQQDKGMGYEQLNVEEQAALQARLQKELRRNTYDPATGTVTISELRAEAIASNSRHYTGLFMNDPELAELREQYALKDNTIKDPERGRLINGFFFWAAWACVTERPGDEITYTNNWPAEDLVGNRPPSTLLIWTGFSVIILLAGISMLAYYYASHQEDEMNPDLPKNDPLLNMVPTPSMKATLKYFWVVALLFLVQVILGATTAHYGVEGNALYGIPLAEWLPYSLTRTYHVQLGILWIATSWLAMGLYIAPAVSGYEPPFQKLGVNVLFVALLIIVIGSMIGQWYGVMQELGLEANFWFGHQGLEYVDLGRFWQIFLFAGLFIWLFLMVRAIWPAFKNQAENKHLLSMFVISSAAIALFYGAGLMWGRHTNLAITEYWRWWVVHLWVEGFFEVFATVVIAFLFVKLGLLRAKLANQSVIFATIIFLFGGIIGTFHHLYFSGTPTAVLALGATFSALEVVPLILIGFEAYHNLQLSKATPWVQTYKWPIYCFVAVAFWNLVGAGIFGFLINPPIALYYMQGLNTTPVHAHTALFGVYGMLGIGLMLFALRGMNRQVQWPEKPLKIAFWSINIGLALMVLISVLPIGLIQTWASVKYGLWYARSAEFMSSDILETWRWMRVIGDTIFAVGVVVLAWFVLRIGAPKAQKGPVGKAGDPYKPQPAPEEELVA from the coding sequence ATGATCTTTTCCTTTGCCGTGCTGGGCTATTACGGCTGGGAGATCTACCGCGAGGCTCCTCCAATCCCTAAGCAGGTTGTAACAACATCGGGTCAGGTAATCTTTACCGAAGCCGAAATTCTGGATGGCCAGAGTGTCTGGCAGTCTATTGGAGGACAGGAAGTAGGCACCGTTTGGGGCCATGGCTCCTACATAGCTCCCGACTGGTCGGCCGACTGGCTGCACCGCGAGGCTGTTTACATGCTGGATGCCTGGGCACAACAGGATAAAGGCATGGGGTACGAGCAGTTGAATGTAGAGGAACAGGCAGCCCTGCAGGCACGTTTGCAGAAAGAGCTTCGCAGAAATACCTACGATCCTGCCACCGGCACCGTTACCATATCGGAGCTTAGGGCAGAAGCCATTGCCAGCAACAGCAGGCATTATACCGGTCTCTTTATGAACGATCCGGAACTGGCTGAATTACGCGAGCAGTATGCACTGAAAGATAATACCATCAAAGATCCGGAGCGCGGGCGCCTCATCAATGGCTTCTTCTTCTGGGCTGCCTGGGCCTGTGTTACCGAAAGACCGGGTGATGAAATTACCTATACCAACAACTGGCCTGCAGAAGACCTGGTGGGCAATCGCCCACCCTCTACCCTGCTCATCTGGACTGGCTTTAGTGTGATTATACTGCTGGCAGGTATCTCCATGCTGGCCTATTACTACGCTTCTCACCAGGAAGATGAAATGAATCCGGATCTTCCCAAGAATGACCCGCTGCTGAACATGGTGCCCACCCCTTCCATGAAGGCTACACTCAAATACTTCTGGGTAGTGGCGCTGCTGTTTCTGGTACAGGTAATCTTAGGGGCAACCACCGCTCATTACGGTGTGGAAGGCAATGCCCTCTACGGCATACCCCTGGCCGAGTGGCTGCCATACTCCCTTACCCGCACCTATCATGTGCAGCTGGGTATTTTATGGATTGCAACCTCCTGGCTGGCCATGGGCCTGTACATCGCTCCGGCTGTTTCAGGATATGAACCTCCCTTTCAGAAGCTAGGTGTAAATGTGCTGTTTGTAGCATTGCTGATCATTGTAATAGGCTCTATGATTGGCCAGTGGTATGGCGTAATGCAGGAGCTGGGGCTGGAGGCTAACTTCTGGTTTGGCCATCAGGGGCTGGAGTATGTAGACCTGGGCCGTTTCTGGCAGATCTTCCTTTTTGCCGGCCTCTTTATCTGGTTATTCCTGATGGTGCGTGCTATCTGGCCGGCCTTCAAAAACCAGGCAGAGAACAAGCACCTGCTTAGCATGTTTGTGATCTCATCTGCTGCCATTGCGCTCTTTTATGGCGCCGGCTTAATGTGGGGGCGCCACACCAACCTGGCCATTACCGAATACTGGCGCTGGTGGGTGGTGCATCTTTGGGTAGAGGGCTTCTTTGAAGTGTTTGCCACCGTGGTAATTGCCTTCCTGTTTGTAAAGCTGGGGCTATTAAGGGCTAAGCTGGCCAATCAGAGTGTGATTTTTGCCACCATCATCTTTCTCTTTGGTGGTATCATCGGCACCTTCCACCACCTCTACTTCAGCGGCACCCCTACGGCAGTACTGGCCCTGGGGGCTACGTTCAGTGCCCTGGAAGTAGTACCGCTGATACTTATTGGCTTTGAAGCCTACCATAACCTGCAGCTGAGCAAAGCAACTCCCTGGGTGCAAACCTACAAATGGCCCATCTACTGCTTTGTGGCCGTTGCTTTCTGGAACCTGGTAGGCGCCGGTATCTTTGGCTTCCTGATTAACCCGCCCATTGCCTTATACTATATGCAGGGGCTTAACACCACCCCGGTGCACGCGCACACGGCACTCTTTGGGGTATACGGCATGCTTGGCATAGGCCTGATGCTTTTTGCGCTGCGCGGCATGAACCGCCAGGTGCAGTGGCCGGAGAAGCCCCTTAAGATTGCCTTCTGGAGCATCAATATTGGCCTGGCACTGATGGTACTTATCAGCGTGCTGCCCATTGGCCTTATCCAAACCTGGGCATCTGTTAAATATGGTTTATGGTACGCACGCTCGGCAGAGTTTATGTCCAGCGATATCCTTGAAACCTGGCGCTGGATGCGGGTAATTGGCGATACCATATTTGCGGTTGGCGTGGTGGTACTGGCCTGGTTTGTACTACGCATAGGGGCTCCAAAAGCACAGAAGGGCCCGGTGGGCAAAGCGGGAGATCCTTACAAACCACAGCCTGCACCAGAAGAAGAGCTTGTCGCTTAA
- a CDS encoding type 12 methyltransferase (COG0500 SAM-dependent methyltransferases), protein MEKQSQTAVTNETTPTIDPQKLESFLGKVVNDFGAAFSAPLSYIGDKLGLYKAMAFAGPLTPEELAHKTDTDARYVREWLINQAASGYVEYSPHNKKYSLPDEHAIALTVEDSPYYVVGGFQVINAMNKADERIMQGFRTGEGMLWGEHHHSLFQGTERFFKPSYLGNLLQTWLPAVEGAVEKLKNGAKVADVGAGHGISTTIMAKAFPNSRFYGFDNHQPSIERANHNVQQDGLGERVSFEVASAQKFPGTGYDLITYFDCLHDMGDPVGSLQQAYQALAPNGDLMVIEPMAGRTTEENFNPVGRVYSGASVLCCTPNAIASGPYALGTVATDDALAEVAMKAGFSSFTRVAETPFNRVFHGRK, encoded by the coding sequence ATGGAAAAACAATCACAAACAGCGGTAACGAATGAAACAACCCCCACCATTGATCCGCAGAAATTAGAGTCATTTTTGGGGAAAGTAGTAAATGATTTTGGCGCTGCTTTCAGTGCCCCATTATCTTATATAGGGGATAAACTTGGGCTGTACAAAGCCATGGCGTTTGCAGGCCCTCTTACGCCGGAAGAACTGGCTCATAAAACAGATACAGATGCTCGTTACGTGAGGGAATGGCTCATTAACCAGGCTGCCAGCGGATATGTAGAATATAGTCCGCACAACAAAAAATACAGCCTGCCAGATGAGCATGCCATAGCTCTGACTGTGGAGGACAGTCCTTATTATGTAGTAGGTGGATTTCAGGTAATCAATGCAATGAATAAAGCTGATGAGCGGATCATGCAGGGGTTCCGTACCGGGGAGGGGATGTTATGGGGAGAGCACCATCACAGTTTATTCCAGGGAACAGAACGATTTTTTAAACCAAGTTATCTGGGAAATCTACTGCAAACCTGGCTGCCGGCTGTTGAGGGTGCGGTAGAAAAGCTGAAAAATGGGGCCAAAGTAGCTGATGTTGGCGCCGGGCATGGTATCTCTACCACGATTATGGCAAAAGCCTTTCCCAACTCCCGATTTTATGGATTTGATAATCATCAACCTTCAATAGAAAGGGCTAATCACAATGTCCAGCAAGATGGTTTAGGGGAGCGGGTATCTTTTGAGGTAGCCAGTGCCCAGAAATTTCCCGGGACCGGCTATGATCTGATTACCTACTTCGACTGCCTTCATGATATGGGCGATCCGGTGGGTTCTCTGCAACAGGCCTACCAGGCACTCGCTCCGAATGGCGACTTGATGGTGATTGAACCTATGGCAGGCAGAACCACAGAAGAAAATTTCAACCCCGTTGGGCGGGTGTATTCAGGAGCATCAGTACTATGCTGCACCCCAAATGCCATTGCTTCCGGCCCCTATGCCCTGGGAACAGTTGCCACCGATGATGCCCTGGCAGAAGTGGCCATGAAGGCAGGATTTTCCAGCTTTACAAGAGTAGCGGAAACCCCCTTCAACCGGGTTTTTCATGGCAGGAAATAA
- a CDS encoding signal transduction histidine kinase (COG3292 Predicted periplasmic ligand-binding sensor domain), whose protein sequence is MACQPLAVLAGLLCLLFPGREFAHAQIHQANNHQFEHLTTEHGLSHNFVMYIMQDRKGYLWFGTGNGLDKYDGYGFTNYRFDPYDSTTVPKNQVFMMWEDSLGKMWVGTSEGTSIFDPDTEKFTRLEKSVSNPYAFKYAQSINQDGAGNMWVGGSFEGDLRQVDSKTGKFSATNYARMLFAGTGTDGESSINLHVGYKDRKGVFWIGSPYGLHRLNLTPAGPGKPDEVSFTHYRHDPANPNSISHNTVTGILEDHNGILWIMTQAGILNAFDRKTGKFTHYNPNPDQPLDIYGLLISGLAEDLEGNLWIGSFNGLYKLDKERKAFTSFFHDPTDPGSISSNAIVSLLVDKAGILWVATMAGVDKLDPNKKPFRLYSNNASNPNSLSHNSIAALYEDQQGILWVGTTGGGLNELNKLTGDFRHYRHNPKDRNSLRSDVVSAILEDRKGNLWVGNGDVLSRYNRKTKRFTHYPLTHTFLSNPAASPIFTIYEDRQGNIWLGTNNGIIHFSPETGKTINYPYDPNNPRGISDYWALSILEDRYGNLWIGHGSQALDRFDPKTGKYTHYAYHNKEAGSISSNTVPCIYEDSSGELWFGTGEGGLCRFDHASETFTCFTEKQGLRGNTVFSILEDDAGNLWLGTNDGISSFSPDSEIFTNYDVGDGLQGKLYTAVFVEAAACKGKDGTLYFGGNRGFNAFDPAAIRANPYVPPVVITQFRLFDQPLPGKSESEEIVLDHHQNFFSFEFAALNYTSTAKNQYAYQLEGVDKEWVQAGTRRSASYTDIGPGKYIFKVKGSNNDGVWNEKGALLSIIINPPWWRTWWAYGCYGLLFLGCFAVVDRVQRNRLIQQEREKTRERELEQAYEIEKAYHELQLTQTQLVQKEKAELENELQLERLKKEQELAAYQSRMVELEMQALRAQMNPHFIFNCLNSINRFILKNESEAASDYLTKFSKLIRLILQNSQYTSVSLDKELEALRLYIEMEVLRFDNQFTYEILLDPYMEVEELELPPLVIQPYVENAIWHGLMHKSDKGHLLIELRVEQQLLFCQITDNGIGRQRAAMLKSKSASKNKSLGMQITSHRLELINSLNEKETTVEVIDLVDPEGEACGTKVLLKIPL, encoded by the coding sequence TTGGCCTGTCAGCCGCTGGCTGTACTGGCAGGATTGCTGTGCCTGCTTTTTCCGGGCAGAGAGTTTGCCCATGCGCAAATTCACCAGGCTAACAATCACCAATTCGAGCACCTGACTACTGAACATGGTCTGTCGCATAACTTTGTTATGTACATTATGCAGGACCGAAAAGGCTATTTGTGGTTTGGTACCGGCAATGGACTGGATAAATACGATGGCTATGGTTTTACTAACTACAGGTTTGATCCCTATGATTCCACTACGGTACCAAAAAACCAGGTATTTATGATGTGGGAAGATAGCCTTGGAAAGATGTGGGTTGGAACCAGCGAAGGCACCAGCATATTCGATCCCGATACTGAGAAGTTTACCCGCCTGGAAAAGAGTGTATCAAACCCATACGCTTTCAAATATGCACAATCCATAAACCAGGATGGTGCAGGTAACATGTGGGTAGGCGGGAGCTTTGAGGGAGATTTACGGCAGGTAGATAGCAAAACAGGGAAATTCTCTGCCACAAACTATGCCAGAATGCTTTTTGCAGGCACTGGGACGGACGGAGAAAGTTCAATCAATCTGCATGTTGGCTATAAAGACAGGAAGGGCGTATTCTGGATCGGTAGTCCCTATGGATTGCACCGGCTTAACCTCACTCCGGCCGGGCCAGGAAAACCTGATGAGGTTAGTTTTACCCATTATCGACACGATCCAGCCAACCCAAACAGCATAAGCCACAATACGGTAACCGGTATTCTAGAAGATCATAATGGTATCCTGTGGATCATGACACAGGCTGGTATTTTGAATGCTTTTGATAGAAAGACCGGCAAGTTTACGCACTACAATCCAAATCCCGATCAGCCGCTTGATATTTATGGCTTACTAATCTCTGGTCTTGCGGAAGATTTAGAGGGAAATCTCTGGATTGGTTCTTTTAATGGCCTATATAAACTCGATAAAGAACGTAAGGCTTTCACCTCTTTTTTTCACGATCCCACTGATCCGGGCAGTATTAGCAGCAACGCTATTGTATCTTTGCTGGTAGATAAGGCGGGTATTCTATGGGTGGCCACCATGGCGGGTGTAGACAAACTGGACCCCAACAAAAAACCTTTCAGGTTATACAGCAACAATGCTTCCAATCCCAATTCCTTAAGCCATAACAGTATTGCAGCCCTGTACGAAGACCAGCAGGGGATTCTATGGGTAGGTACCACGGGAGGTGGCCTTAATGAATTGAATAAATTAACTGGGGACTTCAGGCATTACCGACACAACCCGAAAGATAGAAATAGTTTGCGTAGTGATGTAGTGAGTGCAATTCTGGAAGACAGAAAGGGCAATCTTTGGGTGGGAAATGGCGATGTACTCTCTCGCTATAACAGAAAAACGAAACGTTTTACACATTACCCCTTAACCCATACTTTTCTTTCGAATCCCGCTGCTTCTCCAATTTTTACGATTTATGAAGATAGGCAGGGAAATATATGGCTGGGCACCAATAACGGCATCATCCATTTTAGCCCCGAAACAGGTAAAACCATCAATTACCCCTACGATCCCAATAATCCCAGGGGGATCAGCGATTACTGGGCTTTGTCTATACTGGAAGATAGATACGGGAATTTGTGGATTGGTCATGGGAGTCAGGCACTTGATCGCTTCGATCCCAAAACAGGCAAATATACCCACTATGCCTATCATAATAAGGAGGCCGGAAGTATTAGCTCCAATACGGTGCCCTGTATTTATGAAGATTCCAGCGGGGAATTATGGTTTGGCACTGGCGAGGGGGGGCTTTGCCGCTTTGACCATGCCAGTGAGACATTCACCTGTTTTACAGAAAAACAGGGGCTTAGAGGCAATACCGTTTTTTCCATTTTAGAGGATGATGCCGGTAATCTCTGGCTGGGTACCAACGATGGTATTTCCAGCTTTTCTCCCGATAGTGAAATCTTCACTAATTATGATGTGGGAGATGGACTGCAGGGCAAGCTGTATACTGCAGTTTTTGTAGAAGCGGCCGCCTGTAAAGGAAAAGATGGTACCCTGTATTTTGGTGGCAACAGGGGATTTAATGCCTTCGATCCGGCAGCTATTCGTGCAAATCCCTATGTGCCCCCGGTGGTGATCACCCAGTTCAGGCTATTTGACCAGCCGCTCCCCGGCAAAAGCGAGTCTGAAGAAATAGTCTTAGATCACCATCAAAACTTCTTCTCCTTTGAGTTTGCGGCTTTAAACTATACCAGCACTGCCAAGAATCAATATGCTTACCAGCTGGAAGGGGTAGATAAAGAGTGGGTGCAGGCTGGTACACGACGCTCGGCCAGCTATACCGATATTGGTCCTGGTAAATATATATTTAAAGTAAAAGGCTCTAATAATGATGGTGTATGGAATGAAAAAGGGGCCCTGTTATCCATTATTATAAATCCTCCCTGGTGGCGTACCTGGTGGGCGTATGGGTGTTATGGTTTACTATTTTTAGGCTGCTTTGCTGTTGTAGATCGGGTGCAACGTAACCGTTTGATACAACAGGAGCGGGAAAAAACCAGGGAGCGAGAGCTGGAGCAGGCCTATGAAATTGAAAAGGCTTACCATGAGTTACAGCTAACCCAAACCCAGCTGGTACAAAAGGAAAAAGCAGAGCTGGAAAACGAGCTGCAGCTGGAGCGTTTAAAAAAAGAGCAGGAGCTGGCTGCCTACCAGAGTCGCATGGTGGAGCTGGAGATGCAGGCGTTAAGGGCACAAATGAACCCCCACTTTATCTTCAACTGCCTCAACTCCATCAACCGTTTTATCCTTAAAAATGAATCGGAAGCAGCCTCCGATTATCTAACCAAATTCTCAAAGCTGATTCGCCTCATCCTGCAAAATTCCCAGTATACTTCCGTTTCGCTCGATAAAGAACTGGAGGCACTACGACTGTACATTGAAATGGAGGTGTTGCGCTTTGATAATCAGTTTACTTACGAGATTCTGCTGGATCCCTATATGGAGGTAGAAGAGCTTGAGCTACCCCCGCTTGTTATCCAGCCTTATGTGGAGAATGCTATCTGGCATGGTCTGATGCACAAATCAGACAAAGGGCATTTGCTGATTGAGCTGCGGGTTGAGCAACAACTGCTCTTTTGCCAGATAACCGATAATGGTATTGGCAGGCAGCGGGCCGCCATGCTGAAGAGCAAATCTGCAAGCAAAAACAAATCGCTGGGCATGCAAATTACTTCCCATCGCCTGGAGCTCATCAACTCCCTGAATGAAAAGGAAACCACTGTAGAAGTCATTGACCTGGTAGACCCTGAAGGGGAGGCTTGTGGTACGAAGGTTTTGCTAAAAATTCCGCTGTAA
- a CDS encoding LytTR family two component transcriptional regulator (COG3279 Response regulator of the LytR/AlgR family) encodes MIRAILIDDEKHCRETLSIQLERYCPEVQLLAQCSSAAEGLKAIREQKPALVFLDVEMPLMNGFDMLQQLPEISFEIIFTTGYDAYAIKAIRFSALDYLLKPIDKDELQKAVAKARHQQDQSTILTQQLSVLMEKLANKQGILQKIALPTQTGFELVPLESILKCESDSNYTHIYLKGGRKILVSRTLKEIEELLEGHPFLRVHHSYIANLNEIVRYVRGEGGYLIMSDDSSVMVSRSRKDSLLKIFG; translated from the coding sequence ATGATCAGGGCCATACTTATAGATGATGAGAAGCACTGCCGGGAGACATTATCCATTCAGCTGGAAAGATATTGCCCGGAAGTACAGTTGCTGGCACAGTGCAGCTCTGCGGCAGAAGGGCTAAAGGCAATCAGGGAGCAAAAGCCGGCGCTGGTATTCCTGGATGTGGAGATGCCCCTGATGAATGGCTTTGATATGCTTCAGCAATTGCCCGAGATCTCCTTTGAAATAATCTTTACTACCGGTTACGATGCCTATGCCATCAAAGCGATCCGTTTCAGTGCGCTGGATTATCTCTTAAAACCCATTGATAAGGACGAGCTGCAAAAGGCAGTGGCAAAGGCACGGCACCAACAGGATCAGAGTACAATATTAACACAGCAATTAAGCGTGCTGATGGAAAAGCTGGCGAATAAACAGGGTATTCTGCAGAAAATTGCCCTTCCTACCCAGACAGGTTTTGAGCTGGTACCCCTGGAGTCAATCCTTAAATGCGAATCTGATAGTAATTACACACACATTTATCTGAAAGGGGGCAGGAAAATACTGGTCTCCCGCACCCTTAAAGAAATAGAGGAACTCCTGGAGGGGCATCCGTTCCTGCGGGTACACCATTCGTATATCGCTAACCTGAATGAAATTGTACGCTATGTGCGGGGGGAAGGCGGCTATTTGATCATGAGCGATGATTCTTCCGTAATGGTATCCCGCAGCCGCAAAGATTCGCTGCTGAAGATATTTGGTTAG
- a CDS encoding Stress responsive alpha-beta barrel domain-containing protein gives MKKLLSITMFLVAVLSIVMQANAQSNPLPSKPLRHVVIITFKAGTSADSIQAVDQAFTSLSKERLVKDFEWGIEIADEQVEQETHFYVLSFASREDIKSYEKTPQHDELIRVASPIVADVKVIDYWAEE, from the coding sequence ATGAAAAAATTACTATCCATTACCATGTTTCTAGTGGCTGTTCTCTCTATAGTTATGCAGGCTAATGCACAATCTAACCCATTGCCATCAAAACCTTTACGGCATGTTGTTATCATCACTTTTAAGGCAGGAACATCTGCTGATAGTATTCAGGCCGTTGATCAGGCATTTACCAGTCTCTCAAAAGAGCGCTTGGTAAAAGATTTTGAGTGGGGAATCGAGATTGCGGATGAGCAAGTTGAGCAGGAGACACACTTCTATGTCTTGAGCTTTGCTTCCAGGGAAGACATTAAATCTTATGAAAAAACACCTCAGCATGATGAACTGATCAGAGTGGCATCACCAATTGTAGCTGATGTTAAGGTAATTGATTACTGGGCAGAAGAATAG